Part of the bacterium genome, TGTCTCGTCTGTAAAGCCTCGTGGTTCGCGGGCTGCCAGTCTGAATGCCCACCTGAATGTATCGCATTCCTGCATCAGTCAGAATCTCCATCTTCTCCTGCGTAATGCCGTAGGGCGTGCCGAGGCAGAAAAAGGGGAGTTTCGCTCGTTCCTTGTAAAGAGCTGCAAACCTGTCGAGCTCTGAGACATTGCGGTCGAGAAACGAATCGTCACAGAAGAAGATAGAGCCTATGAACGGCATTATCTCCCCTGCCTTGGTTATCTCTTCCACGATATTCTCGGGCGAGCGATACCTCAGCCACGGCTGATTTGGGTATTTCTTCTTCAACGCCGTGTTGCAGCAATAGGTGCAGTTGAACTTACAGCCACGGCTGGTCAACATAATGTAGTAAGCGGTCCCAGTAACGGACTTAACGGGACCTTCTCTGAGAAAGAACCGCAAGAGGTCTGGTGTCATCCTGACGAGCTCGTCCTCGAGGAGCACGTAATCGTCGAGCAGGTCGTAATCCGGAAACGGGAGAAGGTCTAGGTTGTGCACGAGCGGCCTGAGCGGGCCTCGAACCGGCAGGCCGTCGCTCGTCGGCCAGATGTTTTTGATCTGTCCGCATTCCCCATCCTGGGCCAGATGCAGTGCTAGCTCTGTCGCCGCCTCCTCGCCCTCACCGATACACAGGTAGTCGGCGAAAGGCGCACATTCCTGCGGCATGAGCGTGGGGTGAACCCCGCCCAGAACAACGGGTATCCCGAGATTATCCCGCAGGAAACGGCACAGCTGTCTTGTCCTGTCGTAATAGTTGGTCATGAACGAGATGCCGATAAAAAGAGACCCGATGCACTGCTGGGCGACTTGCTCGAGAACTCGCTTGGGGTAGAAATAGGCGTCAGAAGGAACATCTCCTCGACTCTCAAGGCTTGAGATGGGCAAGAAGATCATTCTCACCTCGAATCCTGCCCGTTTGAGGCAAGAGGCTACGAGCCTGAGCCCAACCGACGATATATCCCCATAAGGAGAGATGAGGGCAATCCTCGGAGCCGGGCCCGCGAGCTGTAACTCGTCGCTCGCCATGAGCGGCTCAATCTCCCATTCAGCCAGCTCGGGGCAAGATTCTGTTCTTGGCAAGAATCGTCTTCTCATTAAGAATGTAAAGAAACCTGTAAAACGGCCTCGTCCAAGAGCCAGACAAGAGCTTCACCACCCACTTGGAGGTCAGAAACCTCATCAGGGACCTTGGAGCGCCTCGATTGACCAGCGCCATAAGAAGTGTCGGATACCTTCCCTGTCGCCGCATGTAGAACTTGTTGTAGATCTCCTTCGCCTCATCTCTGATCAGGCCATCTCTGCTCGCTCGCTCGTAGAGCTCGGTGCCAGGGAATAGCGTGAGTGAGAATATCTGTATCGTAAACGGCCTTTTGAGATGCATCAACAGATTGACCGTGTCGATACCGTCCCGCACCGTCTCGTATGGGTTGTCAACAATCACGTCGTAGAGCGGGTGAAGCCGACCTGCGTAGGTATGAATCAACTCCGCAGCTCGGAGCACCTCCTCATTCTTAACCGTCCGATTGTAAAGCGCATTGACACGAGCGCTTCCCGTCTGAATGCCCACCTGAAGAGCACTGAGCCCCGCATCAACCAACATCTCAAGCTTCTCCGGCGTTATGTTGCTCGGACTT contains:
- a CDS encoding radical SAM protein, producing the protein MPRTESCPELAEWEIEPLMASDELQLAGPAPRIALISPYGDISSVGLRLVASCLKRAGFEVRMIFLPISSLESRGDVPSDAYFYPKRVLEQVAQQCIGSLFIGISFMTNYYDRTRQLCRFLRDNLGIPVVLGGVHPTLMPQECAPFADYLCIGEGEEAATELALHLAQDGECGQIKNIWPTSDGLPVRGPLRPLVHNLDLLPFPDYDLLDDYVLLEDELVRMTPDLLRFFLREGPVKSVTGTAYYIMLTSRGCKFNCTYCCNTALKKKYPNQPWLRYRSPENIVEEITKAGEIMPFIGSIFFCDDSFLDRNVSELDRFAALYKERAKLPFFCLGTPYGITQEKMEILTDAGMRYIQVGIQTGSPRTTRLYRRDISNDKLLAVTDVIHKFSDRILPPRYDVIVDNPFETSRDVAETVRLLSRIKRPYFIQYFCLTLLPETELLRLAQEDGLIADMITQVYRKQLFYKRKTYLNCLLYLFNTPIPPVLIRYLAARPFRFLFDRRWFELTMGLVVRVRKRIFGAPGEGIKGLVGSRSPSH